The DNA segment AACTAGCGTAAAGAAGCGTTGAGCCATGACAGGTAATCTTTATCTCCCGCGTGAACCGGTAAAACTAAAAGTTCAGGGGTTTGGTATGGATGATGCTGTTTCAGAAAGCTAAGCAGAGCTTCCTGATGTGAGCGTTCGCTTTTCAAAATCATCTGGACTTCGTATTCCTGCTCCAGCTTGCCTTCCCAATAGTACATGGAAGATGCGCCGGGTAGCAGCGTGACGCAGGCCGCGAGTTTTTCACTCAATGCTAGCGAAGCCAACTGCTGAGCACAGGCTTCGTCGGGCGCTGTACACAGCACAACGATGGCATCGGTAACGTTATCGGGTAGTGGCTTTTCAGTCTCTGACATCTGATCTAAACCTCGCC comes from the Hafnia alvei genome and includes:
- the cutA gene encoding divalent cation tolerance protein CutA, with protein sequence MSETEKPLPDNVTDAIVVLCTAPDEACAQQLASLALSEKLAACVTLLPGASSMYYWEGKLEQEYEVQMILKSERSHQEALLSFLKQHHPYQTPELLVLPVHAGDKDYLSWLNASLR